Proteins co-encoded in one Salvia splendens isolate huo1 chromosome 4, SspV2, whole genome shotgun sequence genomic window:
- the LOC121798417 gene encoding U-box domain-containing protein 4-like, translating to MEISLLKSLLNSITSFLQLSTSESIQSEPVQTYHPKIEEILKLLKPILDVIADAEFVSDEMVQGAFAGILQSVDELKDICENWQPLMSKVYFVLQVESLMSKIRNHVVDILELLKSSDQCLPVELSPASLEQYVLKIKHVESEQTSSIIMGAIKDHVEGSGASTESLADVADCLGLKSNEELLIEVVALEKLKENAEQADKPSEVDYIDQMIALVSHMHDLLVMMKQSETCNPVAIPPDFCCPLSLELMTDPVIVASGQTYERAFIRRWIDLGLTVCPKTRQTLAHTNLIPNYTVKALIANWCESNNVKLPDPKSINLKQPSSLLVNAESGGIRRGNSSGTPERSNGSPLVGSVPSIATRREGTSPSHPRSLSEDSFTEAAINGNVLDIERISLKSSEDRSDHSGERTLNSGGLGFMSPSRNGGASADVELPQGHNRTNSASSTHSNSNMLQGTAADGNEVASHGSAYGSDASGELNAESRPVSNLSAPQRDTDAPSRMETRLRGQAIWRRPSERFVQRLVSSPTVEMRADLLEVETQVKRLVEDLKSSDIDVQRSATHDIRVLAKHNMDNRIIIANCGAINLLVNLLRSTDLAVQEHAVTALLNLSINDNNKTAIANADAIKPLIYVLETGSPEAKENSAATLFSLSVMEENKIEIGRSGAIKPLVDLLGNGTPRGKKDAATALFNLSINHENKARIVQAGAVKYLVELMDPAFGMVDKAVAVLSNLATIHEGRTAIGQENGIPVLVEVVELGSARGKENAAAGLLQLCTNSARYCNMVLQEGAVPPLVALSQSGTPRAREKAQQLLSYFRNQRHGNTGRG from the exons ATGGAGATATCTTTGCTGAAATCACTCCTCAACAGCATCACTAGTTTTTTACAATTATCCACTAGTGAAAGCATACAAAGTGAACCAGTTCAAACGTATCACCCAAAGATTGAGGAGATTTTGAAACTTCTAAAGCCAATACTTGATGTGATTGCTGATGCTGAATTTGTCTCTGATGAAATGGTTCAAGGAGCATTTGCTGGAATCCTACAATCTGTTGATGAATTGAAAGATATATGTGAAAATTGGCAACCATTGATGAGTAAAGTTTACTTT GTTTTACAAGTTGAGTCACTTATGTCAAAGATTAGAAATCATGTTGTGGATATTCTGGAGTTGCTCAAGTCATCTGATCAATGCTTACCTGTTGAACTCAGCCCTGCATCTCTTGAG CAATATGTACTGAAAATCAAGCATGTGGAATCTGAGCAAACTTCGTCAATAATTATGGGTGCTATCAAGGATCATGTGGAGGGTTCTGGAGCCAGTACAGAGAGCCTGGCAGATGTGGCTGATTGTTTGGGATTAAAGTCAAATGAGGAACTTCTAATTGAGGTTGTGGCCCTTGAGAAGCTGAAGGAAAATGCTGAACAAGCTGACAAACCTAGTGAAGTTGACTATATAGATCAAATGATTGCCCTGGTCAGCCACATGCATGACCTCCTTGTTATGATGAAACAGTCAGAAACCTGTAATCCTGTTGCCATACCTCCTGACTTTTGTTGCCCTCTTTCACTTGAACTCATGACTGATCCTGTTATTGTTGCATCTGGGCAAACATATGAGCGGGCTTTTATAAGAAGGTGGATAGATCTTGGGCTTACTGTCTGCCCAAAGACGCGGCAGACTCTGGCACATACAAATCTTATTCCTAATTACACTGTCAAGGCTCTCATTGCAAATTGGTGCGAATCAAACAATGTGAAGTTGCCTGACCCAAAATCAATCAACTTAAAGCAGCCTTCTTCACTACTTGTAAATGCTGAGTCTGGTGGGATCAGAAGAGGTAACAGTTCTGGAACTCCGGAAAGGTCTAATGGTTCTCCCTTAGTTGGTTCTGTCCCATCGATTGCCACACGAAGAGAAGGAACTTCTCCGTCTCATCCACGTTCATTGTCTGAGGATTCTTTCACAGAAGCGGCTATAAATGGAAATGTGTTGGATATAGAAAGAATATCCCTGAAAAGCTCTGAAGACAGGTCTGACCATTCGGGTGAGAGAACTTTGAACTCAGGTGGTTTGGGTTTTATGTCTCCATCAAGAAATGGTGGAGCTAGTGCTGATGTAGAGTTACCTCAGGGGCATAATCGAACGAATTCAGCGTCCAGTACACATTCTAATTCTAATATGTTGCAGGGAACAGCAGCTGATGGCAATGAAGTAGCATCACATGGTTCAGCATATGGTAGTGATGCTTCTGGTGAGCTTAATGCTGAGTCTCGACCTGTTTCTAACTTAAGTGCTCCACAAAGAGACACTGATGCCCCTTCTAGGATGGAAACAAGACTTCGTGGCCAAGCAATATGGCGTAGGCCATCAGAAAGATTTGTCCAACGACTTGTTTCTTCTCCTACTGTGGAAATGAGGGCTGACCTGTTAGAGGTTGAAACTCAAGTCAAAAGGCTGGTTGAGGATCTTAAGAGCAGTGACATTGATGTGCAGAGATCTGCTACACACGACATTCGGGTTTTGGCTAAGCATAACATGGACAACCGAATAATAATTGCAAATTGTGGGGCTATTAACTTATTGGTGAATCTACTACGCTCAACAGATTTGGCAGTACAAGAACATGCTGTTACTGCACTTCTCAACCTATCAATTAATGATAACAACAAGACTGCCATTGCAAATGCTGATGCTATTAAACCCTTGATTTATGTCCTTGAGACTGGAAGTCCTGAGGCCAAGGAAAACTCTGCTGCAACTCTCTTTAGCCTCTCTGTGATGGAAGAAAACAAAATTGAGATTGGGCGATCGGGTGCAATCAAGCCTTTGGTTGACTTGCTGGGAAATGGAACTCCGAGAGGCAAGAAAGATGCTGCCACTGCACTGTTTAACTTGTCCATCAATCATGAAAATAAAGCACGCATAGTGCAAGCAGGCGCAGTCAAATATCTCGTGGAGTTGATGGACCCTGCATTTGGGATGGTTGATAAGGCGGTGGCTGTTCTGTCAAATCTTGCAACTATTCATGAAGGAAGGACGGCAATTGGTCAGGAAAATGGGATCCCTGTTCTGGTTGAAGTTGTTGAGTTGGGGTCTGCGAGAGGTAAAGAGAATGCAGCTGCTGGTCTTCTTCAGCTTTGCACCAACAGCGCTAGATATTGCAATATGGTTCTTCAGGAAGGTGCTGTTCCCCCATTAGTGGCCCTCTCACAGTCTGGAACACCGAGAGCCAGAGAAAAA GCACAGCAACTTCTTAGCTACTTCAGAAATCAACGCCATGGTAATACGGGAAGGGGTTGA
- the LOC121800619 gene encoding uncharacterized protein LOC121800619, with translation MKDATTPFPLLCNLLQIGCCIPNSPCPIPPLNGIEDLASLSKKIVETKKNKVFPLVYRRIELVLILPVATAAVERVFSAMKFVKTDLRNRIGDEWLNDTLVVYNERSIFASVSNERILKRFQDMDTRRNQLSRLTNAIAT, from the coding sequence ATGAAGGATGCTACAACGCCGTTTCCTCTCCTCTGTAATCTTCTTCAGATAGGCTGTTGCATCCCCAATTCCCCATGCCCTATTCCACCATTGAATGGTATTGAAGATTTGGCTAGCCTATCTAAGAAGATTGTTGAAACCaagaaaaataaagtttttCCGTTGGTTTATCGTCGGATTGAGTTGGTATTGATCTTACCTGTAGCGACTGCAGCTGTTGAAAGAGTATTTTCAGCAATGAAATTTGTCAAGACTGACTTGCGGAATAGGATTGGAGATGAGTGGTTGAATGACACTTTGGTAGTATACAATGAAAGATCCATCTTTGCTAGTGTTTCTAATGAAAGAATCTTGAAACGTTTTCAAGATATGGATACCCGTAGGAATCAGTTGTCTCGGTTAACAAATGCTATAGCTACTTGA
- the LOC121798470 gene encoding protein TIFY 9-like isoform X1, whose translation MAKSSSLELDFFAMADKGSTALPPPTAAPVFQRRRSFRDIQGVITKMNPEVVKSVIGNGDFAIPSPQFDPKLSLRCGGDENRAPMTIFYNGMVSVFDVSPRKAHDILKVADEMLPSESPENLESNSNGETNLLESFNGDLPISRKISLQRFLQRRKERLITVSPY comes from the exons ATGGCGAAATCTTCATCTCTCGAACTTGACTTTTTCGCCATGGCGGATAAAGGATCTACTGCTCTCCCACCGCCCACTGCTGCCCCCGTTTTTCAGCGTAGAAGAAGTTTTCGAG ATATACAAGGTGTTATAACGAAGATGAATCCAGAGGTGGTGAAGAGCGTGATTGGGAATGGCGATTTTGCGATTCCTTCTCCTCAATTTGATCCTAAACTTAG CCTGCGGTGTGGGGGTGATGAGAATAGAGCTCCAATGACCATTTTCTACAATGGAATGGTTTCTGTATTTGACGTCTCTCCACGCAAG GCACACGATATTCTCAAAGTCGCTGATGAAATGCTTCCTTCTGAATCGCCCGAAAACTTGGAATCCAACTCAAATGGTGAAACAAATTTGCTGGAATCTTTCAATGGAG ATTTGCCCATATCAAGGAAAATTTCTCTGCAAAGGTTTCTGCAGAGGCGAAAGGAAAG GCTAATTACGGTGTCGCCATACTAA
- the LOC121798470 gene encoding protein TIFY 9-like isoform X2, translating into MAKSSSLELDFFAMADKGSTALPPPTAAPVFQRRRSFRDIQGVITKMNPEVVKSVIGNGDFAIPSPQFDPKLSLRCGGDENRAPMTIFYNGMVSVFDVSPRKAHDILKVADEMLPSESPENLESNSNGETNLLESFNGDLPISRKISLQRFLQRRKERVEH; encoded by the exons ATGGCGAAATCTTCATCTCTCGAACTTGACTTTTTCGCCATGGCGGATAAAGGATCTACTGCTCTCCCACCGCCCACTGCTGCCCCCGTTTTTCAGCGTAGAAGAAGTTTTCGAG ATATACAAGGTGTTATAACGAAGATGAATCCAGAGGTGGTGAAGAGCGTGATTGGGAATGGCGATTTTGCGATTCCTTCTCCTCAATTTGATCCTAAACTTAG CCTGCGGTGTGGGGGTGATGAGAATAGAGCTCCAATGACCATTTTCTACAATGGAATGGTTTCTGTATTTGACGTCTCTCCACGCAAG GCACACGATATTCTCAAAGTCGCTGATGAAATGCTTCCTTCTGAATCGCCCGAAAACTTGGAATCCAACTCAAATGGTGAAACAAATTTGCTGGAATCTTTCAATGGAG ATTTGCCCATATCAAGGAAAATTTCTCTGCAAAGGTTTCTGCAGAGGCGAAAGGAAAG GGTTGAACATTGA